Proteins encoded in a region of the Bartonella taylorii genome:
- the trwL gene encoding VirB2 family type IV secretion system major pilin TrwL, which translates to MKKLNNIQLKYNNTIIAFTTTIIMFFMNSPVYAQVLSKADRALKALQTDLITNIIPIAAAVILLCLAIGYAGRYIGRDTFVRWAIGVVLAGSAGELTTMLFKTV; encoded by the coding sequence ATGAAGAAATTAAATAATATACAATTAAAATATAACAACACAATCATCGCATTTACCACGACTATAATTATGTTTTTTATGAATAGTCCTGTGTATGCTCAAGTTCTAAGTAAAGCTGACAGAGCTTTAAAGGCTTTGCAAACAGATCTTATTACCAACATCATCCCCATTGCCGCTGCTGTTATACTTTTATGCTTAGCAATTGGTTATGCAGGGCGCTACATTGGTAGAGATACGTTCGTGCGATGGGCAATCGGTGTGGTTCTCGCGGGCTCAGCAGGCGAACTTACTACAATGTTGTTTAAAACAGTATAG
- the trwL gene encoding VirB2 family type IV secretion system major pilin TrwL, giving the protein MKIQNIKQLLKKNNKSIATAAAITVLFMNNPAYAQVLDKAKKALEALQKDLIGNIIPIAAAVILLCLAIGYAGRYIGRDTFVRWAIGVVIAGSATELVAMLFKP; this is encoded by the coding sequence ATGAAAATACAAAACATAAAACAATTATTAAAAAAAAATAATAAAAGCATAGCAACTGCTGCGGCTATAACTGTTCTTTTTATGAATAATCCTGCATATGCTCAGGTTCTGGATAAAGCTAAAAAAGCTTTAGAGGCTCTGCAGAAAGATCTTATTGGCAACATCATCCCTATTGCAGCTGCCGTTATACTTTTATGCTTAGCAATTGGTTATGCAGGGCGCTACATTGGTAGAGATACGTTTGTGCGATGGGCAATCGGCGTGGTTATCGCTGGCTCAGCAACTGAGCTTGTCGCAATGTTGTTTAAACCATAA
- the trwL gene encoding VirB2 family type IV secretion system major pilin TrwL produces MKKTNTLKTTVRNKIIATTAAVVAFFIVHPVYAQQALAKAKTALESLDAQLKIIIPIAAAVILLCLAICYAGRYIGKDTFVRWAIGVVIAGSAGELTAMLFKTV; encoded by the coding sequence ATGAAAAAAACAAATACTCTTAAAACAACAGTTCGTAATAAAATCATCGCAACTACCGCGGCTGTAGTTGCATTTTTTATAGTACATCCTGTGTATGCACAACAAGCTTTGGCTAAAGCAAAAACTGCTTTAGAATCTTTAGATGCACAATTGAAGATAATTATCCCTATTGCCGCTGCCGTTATACTTTTATGTTTAGCAATTTGTTATGCAGGGCGCTACATTGGAAAAGATACATTTGTACGTTGGGCAATCGGTGTGGTCATCGCGGGCTCAGCAGGCGAACTTACCGCAATGTTGTTTAAAACAGTATAG
- the korA gene encoding KorA family transcriptional regulator, translating to MKMIEQNSVDAAFNQKAAREVTIVMRSEREWYFTFVADDPITKKPNKYTLLTQRGKLRTWADPKYLFKFLHERGVVYGSFKLNKDEKT from the coding sequence ATGAAAATGATAGAACAAAACAGCGTTGATGCAGCATTCAATCAGAAAGCGGCACGTGAAGTTACGATTGTGATGCGTTCAGAGAGAGAATGGTATTTTACGTTTGTTGCAGATGATCCAATAACCAAAAAGCCAAACAAGTATACACTTCTTACACAGAGAGGAAAACTGAGAACTTGGGCCGATCCGAAGTATCTCTTTAAATTTCTTCATGAAAGAGGTGTTGTTTATGGCAGTTTTAAACTTAATAAGGATGAAAAAACATGA